TCCGAGCGCACCAGCGTCAGCCTTCCGGTGCCGTCGAGGTTCTCCCGCAGTGCGATCAGGTCGGTGCGCCCGTCCCCGTCGAAGTCCGCCCGGACGAACCGGTTCCGCTCCGGTTCCACGCCGCCGCCGAAGCCGCTGTCGAAACCCACGACACCGGCATGGAAGCCACCCTCCCTCGCCACGAGGTTCCAGATCATGGTGCGTTCGAAGCCATGGTCGAGCACGGCGACTACGTCGGCGCGACCGTCGCCAGTCGCGTCACCTGGTTCGTGTGCCGGTGGTGCGGGGTTGTCCAGTACGTTCAGCTCCCAGGCCGGGGCGGTGGGGCCGGGGTTGCCCGCATGGTCCACGGCTCGGACGTACAACGATTCCCCGAACCACGAGTGCACCGTGATCGGAAGGACCGCCGTCCCGTCCGGGGCGGCCTTGATCCGTCTGGTCATCCGGAACTGTTGCAGGCCGAAGCGGTACTCGGCGATATCGGTGTCTCCCTCGGCTGGCCGTAGGGTCAGGGTGCCGGTGGTTCGTGCCGGGATCACCGGTTCTCCGTCGGGCGGGTAGTCGGTCGATGCGATCCGCGGCGTACCGGGTTCCACCGCGTCCACGGTGAAATAGCAGGGGTCGGTGTAGGGCCCGGTGTCCAGGTGATCGCTGCTGCGCGCGCGGTAGTGATAGGTCTCGCCGTGGCGTAGCACCCCAGCCGGTAGCTCCGGCCAGCTGAATGCCGCGCCCGAGGTCGTGGTGGCCGACTCGCTCGCGTGCACGATCGTTCCGTCCGCGTGCACGATTTCCAGCAGGGTGTTCAGGTTGTCCCGGTCCGGATCGGTGGCCACGGCGGAAAAGCGCGAGCCGCGCCCGTCGTTCAGCGAGATGGGTGCCTCCGCCGTACCGCAGGGGGTCGGCGGGACCGTGGACAGCCGGGTGGGCGCGTCCGGCGGCGAGTTGTACTCCACCACCAGGACGGCGGTCTCCGGCTGGAACAGCATGCCCTGCCGGGGATCGCCCTCCTCTGGCACACGCAGCCCCAGTGTCAGGGTCGGGGAGTGCCGGTCCGCGGCGTCCTGCACGAGCCGGTGCAGCGACGCGCCCCCGAACTCCATCCCGGTGTCGAGATCGTCGCAGGCCTGGCCGGTGCCGGTGGCGAGCGGACGCCCTTCCAACCAGTGATCTCGAGAGTTGTTCCAGGTGAGCGGCACGGCTGGGTCGATGGCCCTGGTGTGCCACAGCTCGACCGGGACCTCCCGGCAGAAGTTCGACCGGTCCAAGGTGATCGCGAAGTAGGCGTCGTGCACCCTGGTACCGGCGATCGGCGTCAGATCCACTTGGAACAGCGATCGGAAGATGCCACGTGGCCGCGTAGACCAGCCCGCACGTGCGTCGTCCCTCCCGTCCTGCCAGTACGAGCGGTCGGGCAGCTTGCGGTTCACCTGGGTCCAGAGGTACTGCCGTGCCGCATAGCTGTGCTTGATCAGTACCCCGCCTGCCTCCGGCCGGGCGTGACCCGCCGCCTGTGCCGACCGTGGTGGCAGGCCGGCGAGCAGGCTCGCCGCCAGCACCACGACGGCGGCCAGCCCGAGTGCGCGTCGCTGCATCCATGGCAAACCAGGAACGATGGGCCCCATCCGTGTCCCTCCTCGTGCCAAGCATCTTCGACCTCGTCTTCTCTACCCCTGAACGACCCGCGTCGTTGCCTGGACGGCGTTTCTTCACCCAGGCGGCGCATCGCGCCGTGGTTCCCGCGATGGCGACGGGTACGCTGGCCCGATGAGGTGCGGACGAGGGTTCGGTTCCGGGGGCGGCACGCGGGGTGCCGTGCAGGTATGACGAGTCCGCTTGGGGTGTCGGCGGCCGAGTTGCGCGACACCATGGAAGGTTCCTGGGGTATCGACCTGCCGCTTGGCCTGGGCGTGCTGGAGCTCCTTGCCGAGGGCACTCCGTACCGGATGGCCGAGCTGGTCGCCCGTTCCGGGGTCTCCCGCGAGGGGGTCAAGCAACTGCTCGGGCTGCTCGGCGCGGCCGTGTCCACCGAGGACCGCGCGGTCCGGCTGCGGGCCGGGGCGCTGGCGGAGCTCGGTCCGCTGTTGGCCCGCCCGGACCGGCAGGCCGAGGACCTGCTGCGGGCGGTCGTCGAGGCCGCCAGGGCCGA
The sequence above is drawn from the Amycolatopsis aidingensis genome and encodes:
- a CDS encoding FG-GAP repeat domain-containing protein, which gives rise to MQRRALGLAAVVVLAASLLAGLPPRSAQAAGHARPEAGGVLIKHSYAARQYLWTQVNRKLPDRSYWQDGRDDARAGWSTRPRGIFRSLFQVDLTPIAGTRVHDAYFAITLDRSNFCREVPVELWHTRAIDPAVPLTWNNSRDHWLEGRPLATGTGQACDDLDTGMEFGGASLHRLVQDAADRHSPTLTLGLRVPEEGDPRQGMLFQPETAVLVVEYNSPPDAPTRLSTVPPTPCGTAEAPISLNDGRGSRFSAVATDPDRDNLNTLLEIVHADGTIVHASESATTTSGAAFSWPELPAGVLRHGETYHYRARSSDHLDTGPYTDPCYFTVDAVEPGTPRIASTDYPPDGEPVIPARTTGTLTLRPAEGDTDIAEYRFGLQQFRMTRRIKAAPDGTAVLPITVHSWFGESLYVRAVDHAGNPGPTAPAWELNVLDNPAPPAHEPGDATGDGRADVVAVLDHGFERTMIWNLVAREGGFHAGVVGFDSGFGGGVEPERNRFVRADFDGDGRTDLIALRENLDGTGRLTLVRSDGNGYAGTSTWDSGDQAWPLATTRMAAGDFDGDGTSDLAVRLATAGGGWQVLVFRDGRLAQPEPWHIASGGGADAHILAGDFDGDGRADLAELRDEGDCRASLVLHRSTGTAFGDGQLRWDSGTGGYCTDRATLVAGDVHGDGKDDLIARYDHAGAGTTLQVFDSADGPVEWWRDPGFDPGLAVLGAGDFDLDGRADLAMVTTDTTTGRTQLWTSRSTGSGFTAPVLGWQETTGGVPYGP